The DNA sequence CAGAAGTAAGAATGAATATGTTTActtgatttctgcatttagatagtttgGACATCATCAAatggaacttgtacatattttcataatgcacaagttgggagagattgttatatataattgatgatatcagacagaaactatcagaagtcCTTATCAAgacttatatcagtatttactgaagagtgacgtcatcagtacttatatcaatACTTGATGACCAGCAGATGAtgccatcaggatttgtcacatcagtatatattcgagaaggaaaaggaaaacaGAAATTCAAGGCGGTGAAAGACTTTATCTCAGgagcaatcatacatggatatgtaataggtttccttattgtaatacaataggattccttattgattgtgtaaccgCGTTCTATaaaaagcacatattaggtttatgTTATATGCATTGCgtacattgttatatcattcgcataacctaacagctctcaaggataactgttcatcctttgagagagtacttttataatcagtttttatctgttaatataaaactgttgattctgttgaaagctttatcgaattatttgcataaactgtattcaccccctatatagttgattacggacctaacatATTATCAATCGAGATTAATTCTTACGATAAATTGAAAATTGCATGTTATATGATAcgtatattataatatttaattttatgttTGACAAAATCTTTTATTTGACAACAAAAAATTGAATATGGGAACGTGTCAAAAATGGTAAATAAAAGTCATAAAATCTATTAATTATTTGGCTTAAATTGTTCATAAATTCGATTATATATTGAAAAGAAATTTTATGAAAACATGTACTTTACTGAGTTTTGCTTCATTTTGTTTGAGCGAATtaatttctctttttcttcattttATTACTATTTTACCCTCTTAGTGCAATTTTAATAGATTCTCAcaaaaaagatttaaaataatttccaTGAATCATCATTACTTAAAATAGCAGTTAAAATAACAGTTAAAATATGCACGTAATCTTACATGTAGTCTTTTTAGGTCTTCTAATATTCATTCATTTCGAAACATTACAAGGAAATGATAggtttataatatatatatatatatattatcgaTTTAATCATGTGATAAAAGGATAAGTTTTTATTATGAATAATTAAACTTATATGCATTTCGCGCTGTTTATAATATTTTCCggttattaaaatattaaaaattaaattaaattattaaaaaataatttgataattattttaagaGTTTAAAAGCAATTGATGCAAAACAATTTACATGAATAATTAGTTGCACGGATACTCTAATTATATATCAACATTTTAATAatcataaaaaataataaatagaaaTAATAGAAATAATCGTATGAACGTAATCTTTTCAAACAAAAACTATATATTTTAAAGGGTGaaaaccaaaatacccaccatttgggGAGATTTTCCCAAAATGCCTATTGACGGGATGTTCCGTCCAAAATACCCACTGAATATGCATGTGGGGGATGCGtattcaatttttaaaaatttaacaaAGGATACGTATGTTCAACATGCGTATTCACATTTTGTTTTTTTGTGAATACGCATGTTGAACATATTCTTTGTAAAAGCAAAAGTGAATACGCATTTTCAACATgcatattttttattaaattttagaaGGTTGAATACGCATCCCTTAAATGCGTATTCCGTGGGTATTTTGGGCGGAACATCCCGCAAATAGGCATTTTGGGAAAATCTCCCTAAATGGTTGGTATTTTGATTTTTCACCCTTTAAAATATACAGTTTTCACGTGCAATATTatattttggtttttcaccctTTAAATATACAATATTATATTTTGGGcaataaaatgaaataaataatgtaaaaaaaatattattttaacacGTCGAGAGTAAGGTTAGTTAAATTTAATATGGTGGGTCAACTGTCATGTTTTCGCGTGCAAAAGCAAAATTTGCTCATATTGAAAAATCTAAATATTTTCGTAATTTATGATGGTTTGTCCACAATTTTGATAAAGATTTGATCGGAAGTCAATATCGTCTCGCTTACTAAATTTTATTACTTGAAAAAATGGTAGAAAATGATACAATAATGCTTAAAAGGTTCACCAATTTTTCATATAAACAATATAAAGTAGCAAGTAACGTGTTGTGTAGTGGTTGAGCTCGTTTTCCCTTTGCGGGAGGTCACGAGTTCGACTCTTGTCATGTGCGTGTAAGATTAAttataatgataaaataaaataaattaattgaaatatataatttaatagGTATAATTAATGATCATAACCATGCTATTAAAtgtctgaaaattattttaattaaaaactCAGAATAATAAGAATTCAAGAAAATAGTTTAAGATATTTTGTAGCTTCTCTAATTCTTTGCTATTATAATATACTAGGATATAAAGCCGTGCTACACGCGACACGAAAATTATTTAGTAATTATGTATTTAATTACGTTGTCGAGCGTGATCAATTATTTGATCGTTGATAgtataaattaaaattttgtgTGTTATATATTACATaatcattaatatgatcatgttTAACGTGACAATACAAAATTTTTGTTATATATCTTTTATGAAATAGTATACAGAAGGGATTATTGTGATATGTAAAAATGGTTCAAAGATAATTGACTTAAAATATTAATGTCATGTTTTGTTTCATATTAAcaattataataattaatataaaattaaatcttaaatatgtaatatttataaaaaaaataaaatggtgAGTTTAAATAACTTTTTTTGCCCATACGTCTATTGTAAAAGTGTTTAGGCACAGTTTGGATCATAAATTTTAACCAATGaataaaaatgatattttaatAAATATGTATCACATTTATCTCTCATTTGCCGTTAACGGAAATCAAATCTCGCGATACAAATGATCATATTGAGTATGAATTATATTTCGGTGATTACAGTTTAAATCCAAGTACAGGCCGTAATTCATTTCGTGTTTTAGTTTGTTATTTTAGTTGTATAAAGATTCTACATGTAAATCGAAAAATCTAAAAATTTCATTAACTTATCATGGTTCGTTCACTAATACCGAGAAGGGATTTCTCGAAAAATTAAAATCCGGCTAACATATACTTATCTGAAAATAAATATCACTGACAATAAAAATGACACAATATAAATCATTTTATCATCATTTTACcttaaaataatcattattatataactaattaataatttatattgaAATATTGATTACAATGGCAAAAAGTAACTTTACCAAAGTTTTATATAGGtaaaaaaaataaagtaaacataatacattattattattatgtgtAATTAATGACTATTAAGATACtattaaattcaaggattttttttaaataaaaaaatcataaaaaataagAATTCAGGAAAATAATTTGAAAAGTTTTGATGGTTTTCCGATATACTCCCCTGctattataatatatatagatataaaaataatattatattaatacaTGTTAATATGATACTAGTCTAAAACCCGTGCGATGaacatatttttttaatattatataatttttgtaattaatttgaaattttaaataGGCACATGCATAATTTAGTGATATTTAagttttgaaaaaaatattactGATTAAGATATTGTTTTGTTGATATTTAGAGGTTTGTTTACCAAAatctaaatttattttaattaaaagataaattttagcTCACATCAATAGTATACGAATAATCTTTAGTTTGGTAAGCCGACCAAATCCATCTaattatattcaaatttattttaatttaatttgttcAAATCCAGATCAATGGTAAAAACATTATTTATCAATGGTAAAAATTTATGTTAACACGGATAAAAGtacatattattttaatttaggtgatctaattgttttcttatttaatttttatttatcacgaatcaattatataattttttaaaccTAATATCATATCTTGATTTATTTTAGTACGACGTAATTATATTGAGTAAGGAATTATCTCTATTTTCGTTTTATTAAAATAGTATGGATATTGtacaaattttttaaaaaaattgtaattatataaACCCAAATATTGTACACACATATCTActatcaaacttttaatatttcggcTTTTAGGGTCGGATCTCGGCTATGCCACTCTTCTAAGCCTACACTATACCTATCAACGAATTATGAAGactttaaatttattttaacacGAATCAGTAATATTAAGAATTATCTTAGGTTTGAATTTAGTTTTAGTTTTAGCGTAGATCAATAATATAAATCATTTTATTTTAGCCTCAGGTATGTATATCAACATGCTAATTacatttattttgtttttattttattttagccctgggtgaattttatttttttaaaccGAATAGATAATATATTTTGTTTTAGCCTAATAAAATTATGTTTACCAGCTTATTACGTTTCAATTGTTTTAGCCCGGTTCAATAAATTATCTTTTTAGGCAGTAGTATTTACTATTTGGTTTTAACATAGTATGAGGTAGTAAATCTTGGTTTTTGCCTCAAACCCATTATAATATCAACCAAATTcagctaattatatttagttttttgtttaattttattttagaccggggtgaatattattttaattctagaCTGAATTGATAATATATATGATTTTGTTTTAGCTTGATGACATTATATTGACCAAAcgaattttcttaaaattttattatattttagcCCGTTTATTATTTTAGGCTAATGACATTATATTGATCAAAAAAAATTTCATTCAAATTTTCATTAGTCTTTATTATTTAGTCTAAGACTACAAATTCAACTAACTGTATAtagtttatttttattctttattTATGATTGGatcaatattataattttttagcCTGACCCAagtgaatattatatattattttgttcaAAACAGGACCGTTAGATCTATTATAattctatttatatttatataattctgttataaatattaatctatttattaGATGTAATATctcgtaatttttagaattagattaataaaagaataatagaaaaaggattgaaattagATAAAGACTATGATTTAAAATTGTATTAGACTAAttggcctaaaatttggatcagattttaatatggataacttgtaggttaacATATAGGGTTTTTTAGCATTATAcatacaccatattcgtcttaCTCGTCTTTTGTATTAAAATTCGTAGGTCTTTTTCTCACAAAAAatagcagtcttgtaaaattcgtataaAATTCATCGTAAGTTGGAATTTGTTGATCTTGGACTTTTCGGAAAAGTCTTTTCGTTCTCTTCAACTTTCGTGCTTCGTTCTTTCAAATAAATCGTCATTTAGAAGGTCAAAAAGGGGTTATTCAGATTTGGCCAGGTTTGGAGGTAAGATTTCGATTGATTTTGCTATtgttttcaaaattgtatgttatgcgtttatatttaattatcaaaattgggctaagtgatgatatatttgaaagtattatgtgttatagtatATGTATTGTAGTTTATGTGTTGTGTGTCAACGATAATTTCGAATCTCTGATTTGTGCCATGTTTTTtttgaaaatatcgaataagaacttaagATCGCAGTCACCGGTTTGTAGTGACAGTTTtttgaaaatttaggaccgttattaCCGGGTTGTAGTGATCGTGgcatgatttatttattttgaattattgttgtttatgtgttatgtgtattgtgtgtatcgaataagaataagaataagaatatgtatcgaaagtgtttgtttcgtatatcgtatcgtattttgttatatgtgttcatgttacttggccaactagttggatcgattggtctcttgctgggctgtatagctcatttttacaatttcaggtttcgtctaagattCGAGGTGGATATCATCGGAGTTCGAGAACTTAGGATttgagtagattgacttttggacttccatTAGCTGCGCTTTCGTATAGTCACCTTTATAATAAGATTTTGATCAATAAATTATATTTCATTTTAGTTTCGATTTTAGAATTAATAGTCTGAAATTGCGGGCTGTTATATTaaagtattttattttaaatattactatattTAGGATGACCAGACCGACTAACAACCAAACTTTCATTGTTTCGtgtttaatataatagtatagatagatagatatatCATGCTAGAGTATTAATATTAGTATTAAAaactattatattaaaaacgcTCGAATTAGATTTTAGTAATTCTTTATTAGAGTTTGTGGGAATCATGTTGCAATTTGGCAGGAATCTCCTAACCTAAATCCGAAGATACCTGATAGGTTCGGGGACAGATTGGAATTGAATGATTCGGATTTAATTTTGTTAACCCAGTTTTGAGCGACATTACTACTACTATTCCTGAATTAATAACTCACTAGTCTGAAACTTTGAACGAAATTGGAAAAATTATTATTACTCAAACTATATGTCGTATGACTTGTTTAACTAAGGACTTTGATGTGGATAATCTCTCTTTCGGATTTACATTTCACGTTACTGAACCAAACTATCAGCTGCAACTATTTTAATAATTTTGTCCTAATCAAATACTCCCCCCGTCCCGGGGTGGTGACCCTAAATATCACTTTAGGGTTAAAAATGGTTCAAAATATCTTTTTTGAAAAAAATGGCCCTAAATGTCACTTCAAAACGATACATCATGTAACGTTTATGCAACAGATCCAAATCGGTACATCGTGTTCCGTTTTGAGACTTTGATTTTTTTATATATGCAAAACGGTAGATAAAGTAGTGTTTTGGTACTTTGATTTTTTTATATATGCAAAACGGAAGATAAAGTGACGTTTTGGTAGAAAAGCAactaaaaaaaaaaattaacctCAAAACCTTACTTTGTGTGACATTTTTGTACTATTTACAAAACGGTACACGAACTCCCGTTATCAAGTGACATTTTGGGCCTTTATTCTGAAAAGTGATATTTTGGGCATTTTTTGCTTGAATGGTGATATTTTGATCCATTTCTCCCGTCTCGGTGAGTTGTTTACGTTCACTACTTGCACGTATTTCGAGGCTTTTATAAAGTAtattttcataatattttttttgaataaagtttaaacataaaacttttactcagaaaaaaaaaatttaaaaatattatgaaactatactttaaaTGAGTATTAAAAAGCGTGCCGAAAAGTAATGTAAAGAATCCAGTGGGACTGAGGGAGTAGATAATATCCTCCTCCTTGTGCCTTGTTGAGCCTAAATTTCTAATCCTAGTCTAAATAGCCAACCTCTTTAAAAGTAATAATCCCCCTCTATTTATAGTGGAGTCAGTTGGGCTTCTTTAGTATATTGAGCTTCTTTAGTCTATTGGGCCTGGGCCCTAACAATAGTCCCTCCTTGAAGTGAAAAAGCTTTAGATTTTGGGCCTAATTTGTGCGGAGCCCAAAGATGTTTTTGTTGGAGAAGCTTTGCagaattaaatttttattttgccGCTTTGGCTTTCCTTTCACTGcctctttttttttttgaatttcatGCCGCCTTTTCAACCCACATAACTACCCTCTTTTTGGGTACTGTATTCATTTATCCTTGGAAACCCAAAGGTTTCACCTTTGTCTCTTCATCTTCTCTTCATTTGCTGCTGTGATATTTTTTATAAATGGCTGATTAAATTTCTTTTGCAGGGTGTTTGTCGGACGAGCTTGTCTTCCAAGGGTTCTTTTTGTAGGTATCATTattctttctctttttctttcttgttCTTATTGTAGATTTGTTTCTTCTTAGTTCGTTCTTTTCTTCTAGTTGAGTTGATAGTAAAAAGGATCTCCAATCAGAATGGTCAGAATATATGTTTAGTGGGTTGGATCTGTTAGGTCATGTGTCGATGCATTTGTCTGGTTCTGGCGAATTCTCTCTGTTTGGGATTGATTGTGAGGATGAAGACTATGAGAAGAGTGAGTTAGTTGGAGATGATTCTAAAGTCGAAGGTGTGGGCGATTCTGTTTCTGGGTTTGATACCGATGTTGGGGCCATGGTGCTGGATACCCATGTTAAATTCTTTATGTCTCAAAGACCTTACAACAGCCTGAGCGTATATCACAAGACTCCTCTTGATCTTGGTGTATTGTCAAGTTATTGTACTTTCTCCGATGGTTTCGCTATTTTTCCTCCTAGTCATGATGATCGAATGTGGCAATCTCCTCGTGAAAGATTTCAAGCGATTCCCGATCTGTGGTTCATCTATGGATTTCGTTTGCCAATGCATCCTTTCATTTTCCGCGTATTAAGGACTTTAAACTGTGGAGTGGGTCAGATATCTCCGAATTTGGTGTTGCAGATAAATGGGATTATTGCTCGGTGTAGTGAACTTGAGATAGAGCCGAGTTTGAATCTTTTTTTTTCTTTGTATCGTCTGAAATCCACTGGTGCTCAGGTTTACTTTGACACGAAGCCCGGCTGTCCGAAGCTTGTTAGTACGCCATCGTTGAACTCTGGCTGACATTCGAGGTGGGCGTGGTATGAGGGTTGTGAGCCTATCGACGTGGCTTCATGGCGTCGTTTGTCTTCAGAAATGTTGAAAGCCTTAAATGATTCTGGTTCTTTGTCAGATTTAGATTTAGTGAAGTTTTGTGGTCATACCTCGCGGTTCAAGTCGTCGTGTTTTTCTAATGTCCGGTTTCTTTGTAATTATAGTCGTAAGATATCTAGTATACTTTTAGGCTTAATATGCTTTTGCTGTTGTCTTATTCTTATTTCGTATACTCTTTGCTTCGATTGTTCTTTAGTACTGCTATTGATGTAAAAAGtctttttttttttgtttttttgttatACTTTTGCAGTTGCGGGACCCAAGCTTCGTTTGTTGGTTAATAGGCAGAAGAAAATTCCCTCGGAGAGTTTTTTTGAAACTTTTTGCGAAGAAAAAGCTGGGTATTGGTGCCTCTGAAGTTGAAAGTGATGGCGGGGGAGGTAGTGGTGCTAATAGGATTTCAGTTGCTATTCCTGTTGGTGACCCGTTGAAGTGCTCTGAAGTTGAGGTATCAGTTGCAAAGTTGGACTCGACTTTAAAAGAGCGGAAGAGTCATCGTGAATATAGCTTGTCTCGCTCTCATCATCACAAAAAGCATAAAAATTCTGTGAAGGTTGTTATTTTGGAGGATAGCGACAAGGTTTATCTTGACATCTCTTTGTTCAAGAAGGTTGATCCAGTTGCTTGCGATGGTGATTCTGTTGAGAAAGTAACTGGGAAAGGAAAGGAGACCTTTGGTACCGATGTTGCTGTTGTTGAAGCCTCGAAGCCTGCGAGGTTTGGAGTTATTGGTGTTTGTAAAGAGTATGCTACGAAGGTTAGTTCTTTTGGTTCTTCATCATCTTCTTTGCTATTTCGTAACCTTTCTTATTATTTCTCTCTTGTGCGGTAGTTGATGTGTGCTTCTTGTTTTTTTATTATTGTTGTTTGTTTTTTTTAAGATTGTTGCTGAACTTGACAAACTTGATACTGGACTGATAAACTGTGAGGCCAGTGAACTTGAGAAGCTTCAGGAGGAATTTGCGGAGTTGAAGAAGGTTAAGATTGGCTTGGATGCCCAGCTAGCTGAGATGACTCATGACTGTGAGACGAATTCATCGAAGATATCGAGCCTGTTATCTACTTAACCATGAGTTGGGCGTCAGAGAAAATTTCGATGACTTTTACCTCCAGGCTTCGAGCTAATCGGAGACCCACAATGATAGCCTCATATTCTGCCTTATTGTTTGTGGCTTTGAATTGAAATCTAACAGCTTGTCGAATTTCGAATCCTTCGGGGCTTGTGAGGATTATTCCAGCTCCCCCTAGTGTAGAAGTCGAGGAACCATCTGTGAAAAGAGTCCACGAACCTTCGGTACCCCTCGAGAAGGGTTTCTTGTCGTTTGACGGCAGGAAATTGCATTCAACCACAAAATCCGATAAAGCCTGAGACCTTGTTGAAGTTCTTGGAATGAATTCAATGTTGAACTGACTAAGTTCAATGGTTCATgctgtgacgactgagaattttgcgtcgtaattaagagaataaagaatgtgttatgtgatgtgattataattatgtgactaagtgatgattatttgtcttatttgtatactagagttaaggagcgtggataaaaatgttccaatttaaagagtcagcttagaagataAGCTGTGGTGTCAGGCCGTCAGGTAGAatggaacccgtcctaatatggaattaaataatataaaatgtgaattatgtgtgactgaatgaagtgaatgaataagtaaataaagtatttcgtcctaagtgatgtgttgattggtaaagatgttgagaagcgtaatcgaaacgctgagtgtcgggccgtcaggttgaacgTGACCAGGTACCcataaaagaggataaagattaaagagggataagttctatgatcagacctgagtcgttatatgACTGAACATGTGTGATTGTTTGACTATATgtatgactatgtgttctgtgtcaattttgtggattttaaaggaattatgtgaatTAAATACAGGTTTAGATAACCTTTgtgaatttttataaaatcattcgagtaagataaaaacatgggatttgttctgttatcttcgtaatggtcctagagactttttaaaaatgatgagtgaatttaattgttggtccttgcatttttgaattgattttatatggaaaatgtatttattaaagcaagtttgcgaaattcatatagaatcaaccgttcgctcaaattcttattatgagtaatggataaaaatctaatttcgagacctacgtgttaaaattgtcattttcaataattctcaactttccgagagagaaatattttatatttgaattttgttgcattcgagtaaaaagagaaagagtgtgtgagtcaaaaaggagttattagattaccattttgcccttgttttggtggagtataaatcactccttcctcccccattttcttcttctttcccgtgcactcactcttttctctcttctttttctttctctcctctctttctcgaacactctctctcactctctctcggctctctcatctctcacctctctcacttgcatgcaaccatTAAAATAAACTCAAACACAGAGATATTGCTACCATTAGTTGTTATTTTCGGTATACACTTCGATTCCTACTTGCATGTAAGTAATTATAAAGGTTTTGTTGAGTAATCACTATTGTGGTGTTCAAGAAAAACCATTTCTTGATGCATAACCATGAGAGTGAATTTAAGCGTGAttggaggtcataaactcgagaagagatccgttatgggctctctcaagtttgaccaccaccggccatgatccaaaggagagccggtggatttTCCATGGTGTGATCGTTTGATTTTAGTGTTGCATGTCatgatttcttgaaaatttggaAAAGAGTTTTGCTTCTTTGATGAAATTCAAGTGTGTGCTTGATTAAATGATTCCATTGATTGTGTTAGGAAGTAAATGAATGTGTGCatatgattgttgcttagaaaatcaaaaattgagGATTGCATGTGGATTTTGCTTCGGCTTTTTGTTAAATAAAGAAGAGGAATTCAGTTTTTGTGAGTTAATCTTGTTGAACACTAAGTTTATgtggcctaaaagtgattgcatgatagttttaaagaagatcaattAGTGCATGTTATTGATTAGTCCTtgagttgaaaattatgttcttgccgaatgaaaataagataaaaaggggttaattattgattaagtaaatgcatgttggttgaatgAGTTAGGTGTTGCATGATTTGGTGTTTAAGTGAATGGAATGATCTAGTTAAGAACTAAAATAAGTGGGAAATGTGATGTATTGCCTTGCATGTTAAAATCCATTCTTgtatgttgatttatggaaaaacTCGAATGGGTTCttaggaataaaaaggtgaaattaAGTGGATTTAATGGCTAAGTGAGATTTTGATTGCATGACAAAGATTATGAAGTGTTATGTTCGAATTTTGGTAATTAAACGGAAGTGTTGATTTCGATCTTTAATGAAAGTAGGATTCAGATTTTTGGTTAAAAAGGGATGAAGTTTAAGTGCTAAATGATCCTTGTGAATTGCATTAGTTGTGTTTGTTTATATGAGGttgaaattgaatatatgtggatgtgttttgtatgtaaggttcgaattaaggaataaaagaaaaaggaaattaaatcgttcgttattaagagctataagtgatagctatggtcgtaaaaGAGTTATGTTAGtatgatttgagaaatagccaaggttaagcgagtacactttgattgttaagtatataaggatataaaagctacgagaaaagggatgtgctatgtgttatgtgctatgtgctatgtgctatgtgctatgtgcttatatgtataagccATATTTgtatactcgagtcaaagatatagtcgagttatcgtatagagtgatcgttccgggaacgagagttcAGAATCTGAgtaagattttggttttattgtagattcggagcgtgagggaattcaggctaggaaaggaaaggatttactaggtggcagtagtacaaccttcaggaaagcaaatccaggcaagtaactctgattacttgtgtaaatgattataaagagaatgttgttcataccatgtagagtattgaactgtttaaatatgaaacccttgctttatgaaaccctgatattgatttgaagtacccttgttcttgatatcCTATTATTGATgagcctattgatttcaccctttggttatctgtcttttctgttcaagttacctattaagccatggattgtattgaaccttttgattatccttgttaaccctgtttaatgataccctgtttctcttaaTCTCCCTATTGATCCCTACACCAATGTTAATCCCTCAAATTTAGTGCtttgttatccctgatacagaattcttatgaattgttccttgcgtatttttgaatcactccctgaactttgtttccttaaaaatctgatctaagaatgagtttcgacttgaaagagtctgaatgatttcaaatgcttggtaatgataaaatgaatttttgaaaacctacttgtttttccaactcaaggttttcaaatgaattcctgatggattggattgggacgtaagaggctagtgggactagtccagtcatggtaagaggctagcgtggctagtccagtttaaggctgaaattatgccgattggtaccttaaagaccggaatgg is a window from the Apium graveolens cultivar Ventura chromosome 1, ASM990537v1, whole genome shotgun sequence genome containing:
- the LOC141721477 gene encoding uncharacterized protein LOC141721477 — protein: MSGFFVIIVLRDPSFVCWLIGRRKFPRRVFLKLFAKKKLGIGASEVESDGGGGSGANRISVAIPVGDPLKCSEVEVSVAKLDSTLKERKSHREYSLSRSHHHKKHKNSVKVVILEDSDKVYLDISLFKKVDPVACDGDSVEKVTGKGKETFGTDVAVVEASKPARFGVIGVCKEYATKIVAELDKLDTGLINCEASELEKLQEEFAELKKVKIGLDAQLAEMTHDCETNSSKISSLLST